A region of Gadus morhua chromosome 18, gadMor3.0, whole genome shotgun sequence DNA encodes the following proteins:
- the rgrb gene encoding retinal G protein coupled receptor b — MAAYALPEGFEEFDMFTFGTALLVGGMIGFILNAITIVAYLRVKEMRTPSNFFVFNLALADLSLNINGLTAAYASYARQWPFGQSGCSYHGFQGMISVLASISFMAAISWDRYHQYCTRQKLFWSTTVTMCCIVWVLSVFWAALPLIGWGVYDFEPMRVGCTLDYTIGDRDYITYMLSLVVFYLLFPAYTMMSSYDAINKHFRKIHLQKFNTKLPLRVMLACWGPYVLMCVYACFENVKIVSPKLRMVLPVLAKTNPIFNALLYSFGNESYRSGVWHFLTGQKFVEPSFKKIK; from the exons ATGGCAGCGTACGCGTTACCGGAGGGCTTCGAGGAGTTCGACATGTTTACTTTCGGCACGGCCCTCCTGGTTGGGG GCATGATTGGATTCATCCTGAACGCCATCACCATAGTGGCCTACCTCCGGGTCAAGGAGATGCGCACACCCAGCAATTTCTTTGTGTTCAACCTCGCTCTGGCCGACCTCAGCCTCAATATAAACGGACTAACCGCCGCCTATGCCAGCTATGCAAG GCAGTGGCCGTTTGGCCAATCAGGGTGCTCCTACCACGGTTTCCAGGGTATGATTTCCGTCCTGGCCTCCATCAGCTTCATGGCTGCCATTTCCTGGGACCGATACCACCAGTACTGCACCA GACAAAAGCTGTTCTGGAGCACCACGGTGACGATGTGCTGTATCGTCTGGGTCCTGTCCGTCTTCTGGGCCGCCCTCCCCCTGATCGGCTGGGGGGTCTACGACTTTGAGCCCATGAGGGTGGGGTGCACGCTGGACTACACCATTGGAGACAG GGACTACATAACGTACATGCTGAGCCTGGTGGTCTTCTACCTGCTGTTCCCCGCCTACACCATGATGTCCTCCTATGACGCCATCAACAAACACTTCAGGAAAATTCATCTTCAGAAG TTCAACACAAAGTTGCCTTTGAGGGTAATGTTGGCGTGCTGGGGTCCCTACGtcctcatgtgtgtgtacgcctgCTTCGAGAACGTCAAGATCGTCTCTCCGAAGCTCAGAATG GTGCTTCCTGTGCTGGCCAAGACAAACCCGATCTTCAACGCTCTGCTCTACTCCTTCGGAAACGAGTCCTACCGAAGTGGCGTTTGGCATTTCCTGACCGGACAGAAATTTGTGGAGCCGTCGTTCAAGAAGATCAAATGA
- the slc18a3b gene encoding putative vesicular acetylcholine transporter-B: protein MASEGGPSGLALRLSEMGEKTREFGGAITDPQKQRRIMLVIVCVALLLDNMLYMVIVPIIPDYLADLESEQSAHVHLVLHPNSTFNSTGQAKSNRDNLDVQIGVLFASKAIVQLLVNPLSGTFIDRVGYDIPLLIGLTVMFVSTCIFAFAENYATLFAARSLQGLGSAFADTSGIAMIADKYTEEGERRKALGIALAFISFGSLVAPPFGGILYEFAGKRVPFIVLAVVCLADGLLLLTVVKPFSNRTRENMPVGTPIYRLMIDPYIAVVAGALTVCNIPLAFLEPTIANWMESTMHSTKWEMGLTWLPAFFPHVLGVYITVKLAAKHPHLQWFYGAVGMVIIGASSCVVPACKTFGQLIAPLCGICFGIALVDTALLPTLAFLVDVRYVSVYGSIYAIADISYSVAYAMGPIVAGQIVHNLGFAQLNLCMGLVNVLYAPALLLLCNVCQMKPSHSERDNLLEEAPQGLYDTIKMEERKGKKKGYSSSGKCLAVDENGFDPFRAQRSYSEESSEYT, encoded by the coding sequence ATGGCATCGGAAGGGGGACCCTCCGGTCTGGCCCTGAGACTGTCCGAGATGGGCGAGAAGACCCGTGAGTTCGGTGGAGCCATCACGGACCCGCAGAAGCAGAGACGGATCATGCTGGTGATCGTGTGCGTGGCTCTGCTGCTGGACAACATGCTCTACATGGTCATCGTGCCGATTATTCCCGATTACCTGGCGGACCTTGAGAGCGAGCAGTCGGCGCACGTGCACCTGGTCCTGCACCCCAACTCCACGTTCAACAGCACCGGCCAAGCCAAGAGCAACAGGGACAATCTTGACGTCCAGATCGGAGTACTGTTCGCCTCCAAAGCCATTGTACAGCTCCTGGTCAACCCCCTGTCGGGAACTTTTATAGACCGGGTCGGATACGACATTCCCCTTTTAATCGGACTAACTGTCATGTTCGTGTCCACGTGCATATTCGCCTTTGCCGAGAATTATGCCACTCTATTCGCGGCGCGAAGTTTACAGGGTCTGGGGTCGGCGTTCGCCGACACGTCGGGCATCGCGATGATCGCCGACAAGTAcacggaggagggggagcgcAGGAAGGCGCTGGGCATCGCGCTGGCCTTCATCTCCTTCGGCAGCCTGGTAGCGCCGCCCTTCGGGGGCATCCTGTACGAGTTCGCCGGCAAACGGGTGCCGTTCATCGTGCTGGCCGTGGTCTGCCTGGCGGACGGCTTGCTGCTGCTCACCGTCGTCAAGCCCTTCTCCAACCGCACCCGGGAGAACATGCCGGTTGGGACGCCCATCTACCGGCTCATGATCGACCCCTACATCGCCGTGGTTGCTGGGGCGCTGACCGTGTGCAACATCCCGCTGGCCTTCCTGGAGCCCACCATCGCCAACTGGATGGAGAGTACCATGCACTCCACCAAGTGGGAGATGGGGCTGACCTGGCTGCCGGCCTTCTTCCCCCACGTCCTGGGCGTGTACATCACCGTGAAGCTGGCCGCCAAGCACCCGCACCTGCAGTGGTTCTACGGGGCGGTGGGGATGGTCATTATAGGGGCCAGCTCCTGCGTGGTGCCCGCGTGTAAAACTTTCGGCCAGTTGATTGCGCCCCTGTGCGGCATATGCTTCGGCATCGCCTTGGTAGACACCGCTCTTTTACCGACGCTGGCCTTTCTGGTCGACGTCCGCTACGTTTCCGTGTACGGTAGTATCTATGCCATCGCGGACATCTCCTACTCCGTGGCGTACGCCATGGGGCCCATCGTGGCCGGGCAGATAGTGCACAATCTAGGCTTTGCGCAACTCAATCTGTGCATGGGTCTTGTGAACGTGCTTTACGCACCGGCCTTGCTGTTGCTCTGCAACGTGTGCCAAATGAAACCGTCCCACTCGGAGAGGGATAACCTGTTGGAAGAGGCTCCGCAGGGTCTGTACGACACTATTAaaatggaggagaggaaaggtaAAAAGAAGGGCTATAGTTCATCAGGTAAATGCCTGGCGGTCGACGAGAACGGGTTCGACCCGTTCAGGGCACAGAGGTCGTACTCGGAGGAGTCCTCAGAGTACACTTAG